The Thermus brockianus genome window below encodes:
- a CDS encoding RNA-guided endonuclease InsQ/TnpB family protein has product MARRAFKYRLYPTKPQQKDLERTLELCRQLYNAALQERREAYKKAKKSLSLHEQKRWLPEIRADLPEYQRVHSQVLQDVLQRVDRAFQGFFRRVRAKGGKAGYPRFKGKGRYDSFTFPQAYATGVKLQEGGKRVLIHGVGSVKVKLHRPLEGQLKTATVKREGNEWYVVFVCEVEPKPLSPSGEAVGIDLGTNPHFLITSEGEKIEAPRYYQKAQNKLARKQRELSRKKRGSNRYDKAKEELARLHRKVARQRLDFHHKVARGLVNRYGTIVHEDLNILGLSRSHVAKGVHDAGWAQFLRILAYKAEEAGRRVITVDPKYTSQDCPVCGHRERRPLWVREFTCPACGTSLHRDVAMWPLRGTSWRRPGRGLRGGMPSRSELRSPALKSGESSLG; this is encoded by the coding sequence GTGGCGCGTAGAGCCTTCAAATACCGCCTCTATCCCACCAAGCCCCAACAAAAAGACCTAGAACGCACCCTGGAACTCTGCCGCCAGCTCTACAACGCCGCCCTTCAGGAGAGGAGGGAGGCCTACAAGAAGGCGAAGAAAAGCCTCTCCCTCCACGAGCAAAAGCGATGGCTCCCCGAGATACGGGCTGACCTGCCCGAGTACCAAAGGGTCCACTCCCAGGTCCTGCAAGACGTTCTCCAAAGGGTAGACCGGGCTTTTCAAGGCTTCTTCCGTCGGGTTAGGGCCAAAGGGGGAAAAGCCGGTTATCCCCGGTTCAAGGGAAAGGGACGCTACGACTCCTTCACCTTCCCCCAAGCCTACGCCACCGGGGTCAAACTCCAGGAGGGGGGGAAGCGGGTGCTCATCCACGGCGTTGGTTCGGTAAAGGTGAAGCTTCACCGACCCTTAGAGGGGCAACTCAAGACCGCCACGGTCAAGCGAGAGGGGAACGAATGGTACGTGGTCTTCGTCTGCGAGGTGGAGCCCAAACCCCTTTCCCCTTCTGGCGAGGCGGTGGGCATTGACTTGGGGACCAACCCCCACTTTCTCATCACCTCGGAGGGGGAGAAGATAGAAGCCCCCAGGTATTATCAAAAGGCTCAAAACAAACTAGCTAGGAAGCAGAGGGAGCTTTCCCGTAAGAAACGGGGTAGCAACCGGTACGACAAGGCAAAAGAGGAGCTTGCCCGGCTTCACCGGAAGGTAGCCCGGCAACGGCTGGATTTTCACCACAAGGTGGCCCGGGGGTTGGTGAACCGCTATGGAACCATCGTCCACGAAGACCTGAACATCCTAGGTCTGAGCCGTAGCCACGTGGCTAAGGGCGTACATGACGCTGGTTGGGCTCAGTTTTTGCGGATCCTTGCCTACAAAGCGGAGGAGGCTGGTAGGCGAGTGATAACGGTAGACCCTAAGTACACCAGCCAGGACTGCCCGGTGTGCGGCCACAGGGAGAGGCGACCCTTGTGGGTCAGGGAGTTCACCTGTCCCGCTTGTGGGACTTCCCTGCACCGGGATGTGGCCATGTGGCCGCTGCGCGGAACATCCTGGCGAAGGCCTGGACGGGGCCTTCGGGGAGGGATGCCCTCGCGTTCTGAACTGAGAAGCCCTGCTCTGAAGAGCGGGGAGTCGTCACTAGGGTAA
- a CDS encoding DUF58 domain-containing protein: MTRYRLATKPYLPYPGERLARRKGFGGEFFELRPYAPGDEVRRVHWRAYAKTGRLYTRLETAPERPRFRLYLDESESMRLHGKLAYAEEVASLLLRIARQEDPQARLARGRPGAWGAGRGTLVLLTDGLDPLPWAKLLPRRVVLVQILSPQELQPPFGEALLRDVETGEALWVGRAEVEAYREALAKHLKALRLLALLRGRYALLRVGEPPLPALLRQGVLELL, translated from the coding sequence ATGACCCGCTACCGCCTCGCCACCAAGCCCTACCTCCCCTACCCCGGGGAGCGACTCGCCCGGAGAAAGGGCTTTGGAGGGGAGTTCTTTGAGCTTCGCCCCTACGCCCCCGGGGACGAGGTGCGCCGGGTCCACTGGCGGGCCTACGCCAAGACGGGAAGGCTCTACACCCGCCTGGAAACCGCCCCGGAAAGGCCCCGCTTCCGCCTCTACCTGGACGAGAGCGAGAGCATGCGCCTCCACGGGAAACTGGCCTACGCCGAGGAGGTGGCCTCCCTCCTCCTCCGGATCGCCCGGCAGGAGGACCCCCAAGCCCGTCTAGCGCGGGGTAGACCCGGGGCCTGGGGGGCGGGAAGGGGTACCTTGGTCCTCCTCACGGACGGCCTGGACCCCTTGCCCTGGGCGAAGCTCCTCCCCCGGCGGGTGGTCCTGGTCCAGATCCTCTCCCCCCAGGAGCTCCAGCCGCCCTTTGGGGAAGCCCTCCTGCGGGACGTGGAGACGGGGGAGGCCCTTTGGGTGGGGAGGGCGGAGGTGGAGGCCTACCGGGAGGCCCTGGCGAAGCACCTCAAAGCCCTCCGCCTCCTCGCCCTCCTCCGGGGAAGGTACGCCCTCCTAAGGGTGGGGGAACCGCCCCTGCCCGCCCTCCTACGCCAGGGCGTTTTGGAACTCCTCTAG
- a CDS encoding GNAT family N-acetyltransferase: MRVLGRRVYWRWYGEVLLEEGIVLRMSGDAAKWLRPGDRVRLRTEFQKPLLDFDEYALEGAFPLWPPFSRELVHVRESPLGGEAYRYRLRVREATYEGDFEAIAELEQFHYASEKEVVALWVCTRCHKTLLANAKPVCDCGGEARLKEIRGSTPASRFLVLELLERLPFEPKILGYLRLDPPIPRMHRKTPQGVERDIRERIFPKDWFHPTYEGGGDWEEALDRVHTAAARIARVVVHPDYRSEGFGKLLVEMALAWAKERGAPEGRREKHLVYTIAQMARYHPFFEKVGFRYLFETASGRPVLFYPLTEEARAYLERFLREDPYARAHGGRLFRPRFGRVAGLKGPISLQGVHKAYRSHLDLKGLSGEVQEALAAFGVKARVVERAVLRGAALEIPPGALVVLAGASGAGKTTLLRLLLGEPPDLGRVVLPPGRRVAYIPGEREVALGEGAVLEAVYRKLGDVGAAIEVLNRVGLSDAVLYRARPLELSTGQRERFRLALLLAERPDLLLIDEFAAHLDVPTARRVALGLGKLCREAGITLVAATHRPEVIAALDPDLLVFVGYGGLTTVPRRGPRT, from the coding sequence GTGCGGGTCCTGGGGCGCAGGGTTTACTGGCGGTGGTACGGGGAGGTGCTCCTGGAGGAGGGCATCGTCCTCCGCATGTCGGGGGATGCCGCCAAGTGGCTTCGCCCAGGGGACCGGGTGCGCTTAAGGACGGAGTTCCAAAAGCCCCTCCTGGACTTTGACGAGTACGCCCTAGAGGGGGCCTTCCCCCTCTGGCCCCCCTTTAGCCGGGAGCTCGTGCACGTGCGGGAAAGCCCCTTGGGCGGGGAGGCCTACCGGTACCGCCTTCGGGTGCGGGAGGCCACCTACGAGGGGGATTTTGAGGCCATCGCCGAGCTGGAGCAGTTCCACTACGCCTCGGAGAAGGAGGTGGTGGCCCTTTGGGTCTGCACCCGGTGCCATAAGACCCTTCTCGCCAACGCCAAGCCCGTCTGCGATTGCGGGGGAGAGGCGCGGCTTAAGGAGATTCGGGGCTCCACCCCGGCGAGCCGCTTCCTGGTGTTAGAACTCCTGGAGCGCCTCCCCTTTGAGCCCAAGATCCTCGGCTACCTGCGCCTAGACCCGCCCATCCCCCGCATGCACCGCAAGACCCCCCAAGGGGTGGAGCGGGACATCCGGGAAAGGATTTTCCCCAAGGACTGGTTCCACCCCACCTACGAGGGGGGAGGCGACTGGGAGGAGGCCCTGGACCGGGTGCATACCGCCGCCGCCCGCATCGCCCGGGTGGTGGTCCACCCCGACTACCGCTCGGAGGGCTTTGGGAAGCTTCTGGTGGAGATGGCCTTGGCCTGGGCCAAGGAGCGGGGCGCCCCCGAGGGAAGGCGGGAGAAGCACCTCGTCTACACCATCGCCCAGATGGCCCGCTACCACCCCTTCTTTGAGAAGGTGGGCTTCCGCTACCTCTTTGAAACCGCCTCGGGGCGGCCCGTGCTCTTTTACCCCTTAACCGAGGAGGCGAGGGCGTATTTAGAGCGCTTCCTCCGGGAGGATCCCTACGCCCGGGCCCACGGGGGGAGGCTCTTCCGGCCCCGGTTTGGGCGGGTGGCGGGGCTTAAGGGGCCCATAAGCCTCCAAGGGGTCCACAAGGCTTACCGGAGCCACCTGGACCTTAAGGGGCTCTCCGGGGAGGTTCAGGAGGCCTTGGCGGCCTTTGGGGTGAAGGCGCGGGTGGTGGAGCGGGCGGTGCTCCGGGGTGCGGCGTTGGAAATTCCCCCAGGGGCCCTGGTGGTCCTGGCGGGGGCGAGCGGGGCGGGGAAGACCACCCTGCTCCGCCTCCTCCTGGGCGAGCCCCCGGACCTGGGCCGGGTGGTCCTGCCCCCGGGCAGGCGCGTGGCCTACATCCCGGGGGAGCGGGAGGTGGCGCTGGGGGAGGGGGCGGTCCTCGAGGCGGTCTACCGGAAGCTTGGGGACGTGGGGGCGGCCATTGAGGTCTTGAACCGCGTGGGGCTTTCCGACGCCGTGCTCTACCGGGCCAGGCCCTTGGAGCTTTCCACGGGGCAGAGGGAGCGCTTCCGCCTCGCCCTTCTCTTGGCCGAGAGGCCCGACCTTCTCCTCATAGACGAGTTCGCCGCCCACCTGGACGTGCCCACCGCCCGGCGGGTGGCCTTGGGCCTGGGCAAGCTTTGCCGGGAAGCGGGGATCACCCTGGTGGCGGCCACCCACCGCCCCGAGGTCATCGCCGCCTTGGACCCCGACCTGCTGGTCTTTGTGGGCTACGGGGGGCTCACCACGGTACCTCGGAGAGGTCCACGAACATGA
- a CDS encoding aldehyde ferredoxin oxidoreductase family protein, whose protein sequence is MPKGYHDRVAFVDLSTGRIWYESYGEGFWRRYLGGRALAAYLLLKHVPKGADPLGPENALVFAPGVLTGTPISGSGRNTVAAKSPLTGGYGDAEGGGFFGAELKNAGLDALVVLGQAESPVYLHVEGGEVAIHPASHLWGKDPLEVEALIKEAHGGNARIAQIGLAGENGVLTANVIHDLAHFAGRGGLGAVMGAKRLKAVSARARKETLPPYHDPALLKELARRMAKERMERAAGLVTMGTVGTVKPFNLRGVLPSHNFLDGFLEGAEALDGTSLDALGIRIGRDTCYACAIRCKQVVRIEGTGKYDVRPEYGGPEYEGLGALGSTCGVTEPYAVTKANTLCNQYGLDVIGVGVTVACAMEAVEKGYLDDEGLGLRFGNGDALIAAIEKLARKEGRLGALLALGARRLAEAIGHPELAMHVKGQEVPMHDPRYKRALGVGYAVSPTGADHNHNLHDTAFAKEGKALKELRFYGEDFPPLPIEDLSETKIRMLWTKTRERGFVNSLVLCDFVPWTPEEWQEAVYAATGWRLTPEEMLAVGERTLQLTRLFNLREGLSPEEDRLPERFFQPFRRGNLEARLDPVAFREGVLAYRRLAGWEGGVDPGRLAALGLEEFQNALA, encoded by the coding sequence ATGCCCAAGGGATACCACGACCGCGTGGCCTTCGTGGACCTCTCCACGGGGCGCATCTGGTACGAAAGCTACGGTGAGGGCTTTTGGCGCCGGTACCTGGGGGGTAGGGCCCTTGCCGCCTACCTCCTCCTCAAGCACGTGCCCAAGGGGGCGGACCCCCTGGGGCCGGAAAACGCCCTCGTCTTTGCCCCCGGGGTCCTCACCGGCACCCCCATCTCCGGCTCGGGGCGGAACACCGTGGCCGCCAAGAGCCCCTTGACCGGCGGGTACGGGGACGCCGAGGGGGGTGGCTTCTTCGGGGCTGAGCTGAAGAACGCCGGACTGGACGCCTTGGTGGTCCTTGGCCAGGCGGAAAGCCCCGTCTACCTGCACGTGGAGGGGGGCGAGGTGGCCATCCACCCCGCCAGCCACCTTTGGGGCAAGGACCCCTTGGAGGTGGAGGCCCTCATCAAGGAGGCGCACGGGGGGAATGCCCGCATCGCCCAGATCGGCCTGGCGGGGGAGAACGGGGTCCTCACCGCCAACGTGATCCACGACCTGGCCCACTTCGCCGGCCGGGGAGGCTTGGGGGCGGTGATGGGGGCGAAACGCCTCAAAGCGGTTTCCGCCCGGGCAAGGAAGGAAACCCTTCCCCCTTACCACGACCCCGCCCTCCTCAAGGAGCTCGCCCGGCGCATGGCCAAGGAGCGCATGGAGCGGGCGGCGGGCCTCGTCACCATGGGTACCGTGGGCACGGTGAAGCCCTTTAACCTCCGGGGGGTCCTCCCGAGCCACAACTTCCTGGATGGCTTTTTGGAGGGCGCCGAGGCCCTGGACGGCACCAGCCTGGACGCCCTGGGCATCCGCATTGGCCGGGACACCTGCTACGCCTGCGCCATCCGCTGCAAGCAGGTGGTGAGGATAGAGGGCACGGGCAAGTACGATGTGCGCCCGGAGTACGGGGGGCCGGAGTATGAGGGGCTTGGGGCCTTGGGCTCCACCTGCGGGGTCACCGAACCCTACGCCGTGACCAAGGCCAATACCCTTTGCAACCAGTACGGGCTGGACGTGATCGGGGTGGGGGTGACCGTCGCCTGCGCCATGGAGGCGGTGGAAAAGGGCTATTTGGACGATGAGGGGCTTGGCCTCCGCTTCGGCAACGGGGATGCCCTCATCGCCGCCATTGAGAAGCTCGCCCGCAAGGAGGGGCGGCTTGGGGCCCTTCTGGCCTTGGGGGCGAGGCGGTTGGCGGAGGCCATCGGCCATCCCGAGCTCGCCATGCACGTGAAGGGCCAGGAGGTGCCCATGCACGACCCCCGGTACAAGCGGGCCCTGGGGGTGGGCTACGCCGTGAGCCCCACGGGGGCGGACCACAACCACAACCTCCACGACACCGCCTTCGCCAAGGAAGGGAAGGCTCTAAAGGAGCTCCGCTTCTACGGGGAGGACTTCCCGCCCCTGCCCATTGAGGACCTCTCCGAAACCAAGATCCGCATGCTCTGGACCAAGACCCGGGAGCGGGGCTTCGTGAACAGCCTGGTGCTTTGCGACTTCGTCCCCTGGACCCCCGAGGAGTGGCAGGAGGCGGTCTACGCTGCCACGGGCTGGCGCCTGACCCCTGAGGAGATGCTGGCGGTGGGGGAGAGGACCTTGCAGCTCACGCGCCTTTTCAACCTCCGGGAAGGCCTCTCCCCGGAGGAGGACCGGCTTCCCGAGCGCTTTTTCCAGCCCTTCCGGCGGGGGAACCTCGAGGCCCGGCTGGACCCGGTGGCCTTCCGGGAAGGGGTCTTGGCCTACCGCCGGCTCGCGGGCTGGGAAGGGGGGGTGGACCCCGGGCGGCTTGCCGCCCTTGGCCTAGAGGAGTTCCAAAACGCCCTGGCGTAG
- a CDS encoding adenosylcobalamin-dependent ribonucleoside-diphosphate reductase encodes MPKPYREEEAIRLALEFFEGDELRASVFLRRYALRDREGRPLEATPPELWRRLARHAARLDRGMEEAYLWLLQDFRFVPGGRILFGLGNWRKSTLFNCYFVPIREDSVRGIARFLDEAMRTFAYGGGVGTNADVLRPKGAKVGNAGVESSGAVSFMELFSTLAGVMGASGGRRGALMLTFADTHPELLDFLRAKTDPERRRIRHANLSLRATDAFLEAALADEPWRLSFTTPREEIRAEIRAREAWTLLVEAAWASAEPGLLFWDRVRTWATAQYGGMEVQGVNVCGEVPMEPYGACNLGSLNLAAFVQAPFTPHASLDYAALEEATRLAVRFLDAVVDLGKNRHPVRAQKEASLRSRRIGLGLMGLADMLAMLGLPYGSGEALRLAEEVMRRIKEAAYGESAQLAQEKGPFPAFNAAKHLQSPFIQALPEALIQKVEKGLRNAALLSIAPTGSISILAGVTGGIEPIFALTYLRHAGGEVFLAEHPLLKRYRKATKGGTPDWPTAHTVDPFQRVRLQATLQRHVDQSISSTVNLPKETPKEVVEQLFLTAWKEGCKGITVFREGSREEVMEPLPPVGVCTFCQTA; translated from the coding sequence GTGCCCAAGCCCTACCGGGAAGAAGAGGCCATCCGCCTGGCCCTGGAGTTCTTTGAGGGGGACGAACTTAGGGCGAGCGTCTTCCTCCGGCGCTACGCCCTGCGGGACAGGGAGGGGAGGCCCCTCGAGGCCACCCCCCCGGAGCTATGGCGCCGCCTCGCCCGCCACGCCGCCCGGCTGGACCGGGGGATGGAGGAAGCCTACCTTTGGCTCCTCCAGGACTTCCGCTTCGTCCCTGGGGGGAGGATCCTCTTCGGCCTCGGCAACTGGCGGAAGAGCACCCTTTTCAACTGCTACTTCGTCCCCATCCGGGAAGACTCCGTGCGGGGCATCGCCCGCTTCCTGGACGAGGCCATGCGCACCTTCGCCTACGGAGGCGGGGTGGGCACCAACGCCGACGTCCTCCGCCCCAAGGGGGCCAAGGTGGGGAACGCCGGGGTGGAAAGCTCGGGGGCGGTGAGCTTCATGGAGCTATTCTCCACCCTGGCCGGGGTCATGGGGGCGAGCGGGGGGAGGAGGGGTGCCCTCATGCTCACCTTCGCCGACACCCACCCCGAGCTTCTGGACTTCCTTAGGGCCAAGACCGACCCCGAGCGCAGGAGGATCCGCCACGCCAACCTCTCCCTAAGGGCCACGGACGCTTTCCTGGAAGCCGCCTTGGCCGACGAGCCCTGGCGGCTTTCCTTCACCACGCCCAGGGAGGAAATCAGGGCGGAGATCCGGGCCAGGGAGGCATGGACCCTCCTGGTGGAGGCCGCCTGGGCCAGCGCCGAGCCTGGCCTCCTCTTCTGGGACCGGGTGCGCACCTGGGCCACGGCCCAGTACGGGGGGATGGAGGTGCAAGGCGTCAACGTCTGCGGGGAGGTGCCCATGGAGCCCTACGGGGCCTGCAACCTGGGAAGCCTCAACCTCGCCGCCTTCGTCCAGGCCCCCTTCACCCCCCACGCCTCCCTGGACTACGCCGCCTTGGAGGAGGCCACCCGGCTTGCGGTGCGCTTCTTGGATGCGGTGGTGGACCTGGGGAAGAACCGCCACCCCGTGCGGGCCCAGAAGGAAGCCTCCCTGAGAAGCCGCCGCATCGGGCTTGGCCTCATGGGCCTCGCCGACATGCTGGCCATGCTGGGCCTCCCCTACGGCAGCGGGGAAGCCCTCCGCCTCGCCGAGGAGGTCATGCGCCGCATCAAGGAGGCGGCCTACGGGGAAAGCGCCCAGCTGGCCCAAGAGAAGGGCCCCTTCCCCGCCTTTAACGCCGCAAAACACCTCCAAAGCCCCTTCATCCAGGCCCTCCCCGAGGCCCTCATCCAGAAGGTGGAAAAAGGTTTAAGAAACGCCGCCCTCCTCTCCATCGCCCCCACGGGGTCCATCTCCATCCTGGCCGGGGTGACGGGCGGCATTGAGCCCATCTTCGCCCTCACCTACCTCCGCCACGCCGGGGGAGAGGTCTTCCTGGCGGAGCACCCCCTTCTCAAGCGCTACCGAAAGGCCACCAAAGGCGGCACCCCCGACTGGCCCACGGCGCACACCGTGGACCCATTCCAAAGGGTGCGCCTCCAAGCCACCTTGCAACGCCACGTGGACCAAAGCATCTCCTCCACGGTGAACCTGCCCAAGGAAACCCCCAAGGAGGTGGTGGAACAGCTTTTCCTCACCGCTTGGAAGGAGGGGTGCAAGGGGATCACCGTCTTCCGGGAGGGAAGCCGGGAGGAGGTCATGGAGCCCTTGCCCCCCGTGGGGGTCTGCACCTTCTGCCAGACGGCATGA